A genomic segment from uncultured Desulfuromonas sp. encodes:
- a CDS encoding iron ABC transporter permease translates to MTNKAGGASISRPLLALCATLLCLLLGMVLSLSIGSWSISAAQIADIIRHVLGGGTIDPADPIGTIVWYGRVPRTLCGALVGFALGSAGVVMQGVFKNPMASPGIIGTSSGAALGAVTALYFGLASASLYWVPLLAVTMAFVSLMVVLAVSTSGGLTSRYTLLLGGIAFNAIFTAITSVVIVLSTEQYDMARKIVSWLMGDLTNRSWEHVTIIAVIACLGFIGSLLFARDLNILMISEEQARNFGVRVNWSRNILLVFSALLTGGAVAVAGGIGFVGLIAPHMMRSLVGSDNRLLLPASGLLGGALVIYADCLVRLVGSGGLRIGVLTALLGGPFFLFLIIRDRKKYVYF, encoded by the coding sequence ATGACAAATAAGGCTGGCGGCGCCTCAATCAGCCGTCCGTTGCTGGCGCTTTGCGCCACATTGCTTTGCCTGTTGCTGGGCATGGTGCTCTCCCTGTCCATCGGCTCGTGGTCGATCTCGGCGGCGCAGATTGCCGACATTATCCGCCACGTTCTCGGCGGTGGCACCATTGATCCGGCAGACCCCATTGGCACCATTGTCTGGTATGGTCGCGTGCCGCGCACCCTGTGCGGGGCGCTGGTCGGATTTGCACTCGGCAGTGCCGGAGTGGTGATGCAGGGTGTGTTTAAAAATCCCATGGCCAGCCCCGGTATCATCGGCACCAGTTCCGGAGCCGCCCTCGGCGCGGTTACCGCCCTGTATTTCGGCTTGGCCTCTGCCAGCCTCTATTGGGTGCCGTTGTTAGCCGTGACCATGGCCTTTGTATCGCTGATGGTGGTGCTGGCCGTATCGACTAGCGGTGGGCTGACCTCACGCTACACGTTGCTGCTTGGCGGTATTGCCTTTAATGCGATTTTCACCGCCATCACCTCGGTGGTGATTGTTCTCTCCACAGAGCAATACGATATGGCGCGTAAAATCGTCAGCTGGTTGATGGGCGACCTGACCAACCGCTCGTGGGAGCATGTCACCATCATTGCCGTTATTGCCTGCCTCGGTTTTATCGGTTCGCTGCTGTTTGCCCGTGACCTCAACATTCTAATGATCAGTGAAGAGCAGGCGCGTAATTTTGGCGTTCGCGTCAACTGGTCACGCAATATTCTGCTGGTGTTTTCTGCCCTGCTTACCGGTGGTGCGGTGGCCGTGGCCGGTGGCATCGGTTTTGTCGGCCTGATTGCGCCACATATGATGCGTAGTCTAGTCGGCTCGGACAACCGCCTGTTGCTGCCCGCCTCGGGCTTGCTCGGTGGGGCCCTGGTGATTTATGCCGATTGTCTGGTGCGTCTGGTGGGCAGTGGCGGGTTACGCATTGGTGTGTTAACGGCCCTGCTCGGTGGTCCGTTCTTTTTGTTTTTGATCATTCGCGACCGCAAAAAATACGTTTATTTTTAA
- a CDS encoding MoaD/ThiS family protein — translation MITLTIKLYAQFRIGRFKEEQRVVAAERSCRHLLNDLGIAVEELGVLMINGRHAGVDQILHDGDSVGIFPLVGGG, via the coding sequence ATGATCACGCTGACCATCAAACTTTATGCTCAATTCCGCATCGGCCGGTTCAAGGAGGAGCAACGCGTTGTTGCTGCTGAACGCTCCTGCCGTCATCTTCTGAATGACCTCGGCATTGCCGTCGAGGAGTTGGGGGTGTTAATGATCAATGGCCGTCACGCCGGGGTTGATCAGATCCTCCATGATGGAGATTCTGTCGGGATTTTTCCTTTGGTTGGCGGAGGCTAG
- a CDS encoding aldehyde ferredoxin oxidoreductase C-terminal domain-containing protein, whose translation MDKIFRVNMTDLTCTVEDVPEAWLGLGGRALTSTIVATEVDPECHPLGQFNKLVFAPGLLSGTAAAQSGRMSCGAKSPLTGGIKESNAGGTTAQQFARMGIKAMIIEGMPKEDKFYSLHITKDGVTIAEETALLGAGNFAVINAMQEKYDNKIGVMTIGIAGELKMASANISVKDPDGKIRSHGRGGMGAVMGSKKIKYMTVDSDGAGTVPIADPDKFKKAARVFAKAMLDHPVSGEGLPTYGTNILVNILNEAGGLPTKNFRYGQFEPHDKISGETMHDTIVERGGHPKHGCHKGCIIQCSQVYVDKEGQYVTSGFEYETIWGMGANCCVDNLDEIAEADNIMDDIGIDSIEGVVMFGVAMEAGILPFGDGKGILRLLREEIGQGTPLGRILGGGAGCVGRTYGVTRVPVVKNQAIPAYDPRSVKGIGITYATSTMGADHTSGYTIATNILNVGGFVDPLKKDGQVELSRNLQIATAAIDSTGMCIFIAFPALDIPECLPALIDMINARFGCELTGDDVTELGKKVLKIEHQFNLDAGMTNKDDRLPEFFKTDPVPPHNAIWDFSDEEIDEFWNF comes from the coding sequence ATGGACAAGATTTTTCGCGTTAACATGACCGACCTGACCTGCACCGTTGAAGACGTTCCGGAAGCGTGGCTTGGTCTTGGCGGTCGCGCACTGACCTCAACCATCGTCGCCACTGAAGTTGATCCAGAGTGCCATCCACTCGGACAATTCAACAAGCTGGTGTTTGCCCCCGGCCTGCTCAGCGGTACGGCAGCGGCCCAATCCGGTCGTATGTCCTGTGGCGCCAAGAGCCCTCTGACCGGCGGCATCAAGGAAAGTAATGCCGGTGGTACCACCGCCCAGCAGTTTGCCCGCATGGGTATCAAGGCGATGATCATCGAGGGCATGCCTAAAGAGGATAAATTCTACAGTCTGCACATCACTAAAGACGGCGTGACCATCGCGGAAGAGACCGCACTGCTCGGTGCCGGTAACTTTGCCGTCATCAATGCCATGCAGGAAAAATATGACAACAAAATCGGCGTCATGACCATCGGCATTGCCGGTGAGCTGAAAATGGCGTCTGCCAATATTTCGGTCAAAGACCCGGACGGCAAAATCCGTAGCCACGGCCGTGGTGGCATGGGTGCCGTTATGGGCTCTAAAAAGATCAAGTACATGACTGTTGATTCTGATGGCGCTGGGACTGTCCCCATTGCTGACCCGGATAAATTCAAGAAAGCCGCGCGTGTTTTCGCCAAAGCGATGCTCGATCACCCGGTCAGCGGCGAAGGCCTGCCCACCTACGGCACCAACATCCTGGTCAACATCCTCAACGAGGCCGGTGGTCTGCCGACCAAAAATTTCCGTTATGGCCAATTTGAGCCGCACGACAAAATCAGCGGTGAAACCATGCACGACACCATCGTTGAGCGTGGCGGTCATCCCAAGCACGGTTGCCACAAGGGCTGTATCATCCAGTGCTCCCAGGTGTATGTGGATAAAGAAGGTCAGTACGTGACGTCCGGTTTCGAGTACGAGACCATCTGGGGCATGGGCGCGAACTGCTGCGTTGACAATCTGGACGAGATCGCTGAAGCCGACAACATCATGGATGACATCGGTATCGACTCCATCGAAGGTGTGGTGATGTTCGGCGTGGCGATGGAAGCCGGCATCCTGCCTTTTGGTGACGGTAAAGGGATTCTGCGCCTGCTGCGCGAAGAGATCGGTCAAGGGACTCCTCTGGGCCGTATTCTTGGCGGCGGTGCCGGTTGTGTCGGTCGCACCTACGGCGTGACCCGCGTGCCAGTGGTTAAAAATCAGGCGATCCCGGCCTATGACCCGCGCAGTGTCAAGGGTATCGGTATCACCTATGCGACCAGCACCATGGGTGCTGACCACACCTCCGGTTATACCATCGCCACCAACATCCTCAACGTCGGCGGTTTTGTCGATCCGTTGAAAAAGGATGGCCAGGTTGAGCTGTCCCGCAACCTGCAAATCGCCACTGCAGCCATTGACTCCACCGGTATGTGCATCTTTATCGCCTTCCCGGCTCTGGACATTCCTGAGTGCCTGCCGGCACTGATCGACATGATCAACGCCCGCTTTGGCTGTGAGTTGACCGGTGATGATGTCACTGAACTGGGCAAGAAAGTGCTCAAGATTGAGCACCAATTCAACCTGGATGCCGGCATGACCAACAAGGACGACCGTCTGCCCGAGTTTTTCAAAACCGATCCTGTCCCGCCGCACAACGCGATCTGGGATTTCAGCGACGAAGAGATCGACGAATTCTGGAACTTCTAA
- a CDS encoding ABC transporter ATP-binding protein yields the protein MEPLIVLNNLSYTIGNQPILHDISASFDGGLIHGIIGPNGAGKSTLLRNLCRIWEPAEGLVTLNGRDHRHIRRRELSQMITLVPQESRVDFSIRVFDFIAMGRHSHLGRFSWLGGNDLQIIEQAMEVTGTLPFKDRVINQLSGGESQLVSIARALVTEAPIILLDEPTSSLDIQHKLQIMELLTRLKAQGKTILMSIHDLDLARRYCDTLMLLEHGRLYCQAPTEEAFQTEHIRQVFHVDIEESETPHGVSLLFYA from the coding sequence ATGGAACCCTTGATCGTCCTCAACAACCTCAGCTACACCATCGGCAACCAGCCGATTCTGCACGATATCAGTGCGTCGTTTGACGGCGGCCTGATCCACGGCATTATCGGTCCCAACGGTGCAGGCAAATCTACGCTACTGCGTAATCTGTGCCGCATCTGGGAACCTGCCGAGGGTCTGGTGACCCTCAACGGCCGCGACCATCGCCACATCCGCCGCCGCGAGCTGAGTCAGATGATCACCCTGGTGCCGCAGGAATCACGGGTTGATTTTTCCATCCGCGTGTTTGACTTTATTGCCATGGGCCGCCACTCCCATTTAGGCCGTTTTTCATGGTTGGGAGGCAACGATCTGCAGATCATTGAACAGGCCATGGAGGTCACCGGCACGTTGCCGTTTAAGGATCGGGTGATCAACCAGCTCTCCGGTGGCGAAAGCCAGTTGGTGAGTATTGCCCGCGCCCTGGTGACGGAAGCACCGATCATCTTGCTTGATGAGCCGACCAGTTCGCTGGACATCCAGCATAAACTGCAGATCATGGAACTGCTCACCCGCCTCAAAGCGCAGGGCAAAACCATTTTGATGAGCATTCACGATCTGGATCTGGCGCGGCGCTATTGCGACACCCTGATGTTATTGGAACATGGTCGCCTGTACTGTCAGGCGCCGACCGAAGAAGCGTTTCAGACCGAGCATATTCGCCAGGTCTTTCATGTTGATATTGAAGAGAGCGAGACACCGCATGGCGTATCCCTGTTGTTCTATGCGTAA
- a CDS encoding anaerobic C4-dicarboxylate transporter gives MLYIQFLFLLLMLYLGSRYGGIGLGVVSGIGLVAEVFIFQMPPTSPPITVMLIIMAVVTCASVLEAAGGLKYMLQIAERILRSNPRMVTFLGPLVTYTMTFMLGTGHAVYSVMPIIGDVALKNDIRPERPMAASSVAAQLGITASPISAAVVYYLAQLTNIDVTITLLSILSVTIPATLLGLVAMCLYSMRRGVELKDDPEYQRRMEDPVWRKRIEETTATTLDEELPASAKQSVLLFLLALVTIVIIAMFPSIRTIADAAKPIKMSIVIQMMMLAFGGIILLITKTKTSKVPEGVVFKSGMVAAIAIFGIAWMSDTYFQFAMPSFKAGIIGMVQNYPWTFALAMFIVSVVVNSQAATCRMMLPVALGMGLSPALVIGIMPSCYGYFFIPNYPSDIATCNFDTTGTTKIGKYYFNHSFMIPGLIAVFTACCVGYVLATILI, from the coding sequence ATGTTGTACATCCAGTTTTTGTTCCTACTTTTGATGTTGTATCTGGGAAGTCGTTATGGAGGAATCGGACTGGGCGTTGTTTCCGGAATCGGTCTGGTTGCCGAAGTGTTCATTTTTCAAATGCCGCCCACCTCACCGCCCATCACCGTCATGTTGATTATCATGGCTGTGGTCACTTGTGCTTCGGTGCTTGAAGCAGCCGGGGGCCTCAAATACATGTTGCAGATCGCGGAACGTATTTTGCGCTCCAATCCGCGTATGGTCACTTTTTTGGGTCCACTGGTCACCTACACGATGACCTTTATGCTCGGTACCGGTCATGCGGTTTACTCTGTCATGCCGATCATTGGTGATGTCGCTTTGAAAAATGATATCCGCCCGGAACGCCCCATGGCAGCGTCTTCTGTCGCCGCGCAACTGGGTATCACCGCCAGCCCCATTTCCGCTGCGGTCGTCTACTACCTCGCTCAATTGACCAATATTGATGTGACGATCACTCTGTTATCCATTCTCAGCGTGACGATTCCCGCCACACTCCTCGGCCTCGTCGCTATGTGTCTGTACAGCATGCGCCGTGGTGTCGAGCTGAAAGACGATCCGGAATATCAGCGCCGCATGGAAGATCCGGTATGGCGCAAGCGCATTGAGGAAACCACCGCGACAACACTGGATGAAGAACTGCCGGCGTCTGCGAAGCAATCGGTTCTGCTGTTCCTGCTCGCCCTGGTCACCATTGTTATTATCGCCATGTTCCCGAGCATCCGCACCATTGCGGACGCGGCCAAACCGATCAAGATGTCTATCGTTATTCAAATGATGATGTTGGCCTTCGGCGGTATCATTCTGCTGATCACCAAAACCAAAACCTCCAAAGTGCCGGAAGGCGTGGTCTTCAAGTCCGGTATGGTTGCGGCCATTGCCATCTTTGGGATTGCCTGGATGAGTGACACCTACTTCCAGTTTGCCATGCCGAGTTTCAAAGCCGGAATCATCGGCATGGTTCAGAACTATCCGTGGACCTTTGCCCTGGCCATGTTTATAGTCTCCGTGGTTGTTAACAGCCAGGCAGCGACCTGCCGCATGATGTTGCCAGTCGCTTTGGGCATGGGCCTGTCTCCGGCGCTGGTCATTGGCATCATGCCATCGTGCTACGGTTACTTCTTCATCCCCAACTATCCGTCGGATATTGCCACCTGTAACTTCGACACCACCGGCACCACGAAGATCGGCAAATACTACTTCAACCACAGCTTCATGATCCCCGGCCTGATTGCCGTATTCACAGCCTGCTGTGTCGGCTATGTACTGGCCACCATCCTGATCTAA
- a CDS encoding DUF2188 domain-containing protein: MPRKTHHVVPNSEGGWDVKKGGGEKSIKHFDKKQDAVDFGRGVSRNQESELVVHKKDGTIQNPDSHGGDPCPPKDKK, encoded by the coding sequence GTGCCAAGAAAAACACATCATGTAGTTCCCAATTCAGAAGGCGGTTGGGATGTGAAAAAGGGTGGTGGTGAGAAGTCCATTAAGCATTTTGATAAGAAGCAGGATGCCGTGGATTTTGGTAGAGGGGTAAGCAGAAACCAAGAATCTGAATTGGTTGTCCATAAAAAAGATGGAACAATCCAAAATCCAGATAGCCATGGCGGTGATCCCTGCCCACCAAAAGACAAGAAATAG
- a CDS encoding hydrogen-dependent growth transcriptional repressor gives MGRKKEHPKKHIVSCRINTEEMEILRELSEDSGLSITMLLRKSLDALTNNHPLSA, from the coding sequence ATGGGACGCAAAAAAGAACATCCGAAGAAGCACATCGTATCTTGTCGTATCAACACTGAAGAGATGGAAATTCTGCGTGAGCTCTCTGAAGATTCCGGTCTGAGCATTACCATGCTGCTGCGTAAGAGCCTCGACGCTTTGACCAACAATCATCCTCTCAGCGCCTAA
- a CDS encoding ABC transporter substrate-binding protein — protein MAYPCCSMRNLLILLICLLCFGLSASALAKEGDDLDFPLDMADLRAELSDAHRPESMENRFPRRIDYQLRIWDRMSDVLNTRSSSLMLEQQPRRVIPHTVGLTEELWAIVPHERIVGLHESCRNANYSFLAEQFPAELVTFLTEDAEMVIGLQPDLVLTSFYSSAAFLHQLDLAEIPHVQTGFFGSIEDIRAQISLFGNMLGVEASARHLLQTMDHNSDAICKVVAQRLDGRTPTILYYDRMGFVAGAHTLFDALCKRLGVVNAASAHDIAFFKQIGYETVLKWNPDIIVVPADSGLKERLTGQPILAMSNAVLNRRVYAIPEYYLTASSQFVIASLNYLGGILNDK, from the coding sequence ATGGCGTATCCCTGTTGTTCTATGCGTAACCTGTTGATCCTGCTGATCTGCCTGTTGTGCTTCGGCCTGTCGGCCAGTGCGCTGGCCAAGGAAGGCGATGATCTGGATTTTCCGTTGGATATGGCTGATCTGCGCGCTGAGCTGAGCGACGCTCATCGCCCGGAGAGCATGGAAAACCGTTTTCCGCGACGCATTGATTACCAACTGCGCATCTGGGACAGAATGTCCGACGTTCTCAATACCCGCTCGTCCAGCCTGATGCTCGAACAACAGCCGCGGCGTGTAATTCCCCACACGGTCGGCCTGACGGAAGAGCTGTGGGCCATTGTGCCCCATGAGCGCATCGTCGGTTTGCACGAGAGCTGCCGTAATGCGAATTATTCTTTTCTCGCGGAGCAATTCCCGGCTGAGTTGGTGACATTTCTCACCGAAGATGCGGAGATGGTGATCGGTCTGCAGCCTGATCTGGTGCTGACCAGCTTTTACTCGTCGGCGGCATTTCTGCACCAGCTTGATCTGGCGGAGATCCCCCATGTGCAGACCGGCTTCTTCGGCAGCATTGAGGACATTCGCGCCCAGATCAGCCTGTTTGGCAATATGCTCGGCGTCGAAGCCAGCGCCCGTCATCTGCTACAGACCATGGATCACAACAGTGATGCCATCTGCAAGGTGGTTGCCCAGCGCCTTGATGGCCGCACGCCGACCATCCTCTATTATGACCGCATGGGCTTTGTCGCCGGCGCCCACACCCTGTTTGACGCCCTCTGCAAGCGCCTCGGCGTGGTCAATGCGGCCAGTGCTCACGACATCGCCTTTTTCAAGCAGATCGGCTACGAAACCGTTCTCAAGTGGAACCCTGACATCATCGTGGTTCCTGCGGACAGCGGCCTCAAAGAACGCCTGACCGGCCAGCCGATTCTGGCCATGTCCAATGCGGTACTCAACCGCCGCGTCTACGCCATTCCTGAATATTACCTGACCGCTTCGTCACAATTTGTCATTGCCAGCCTGAATTACCTGGGAGGAATCCTCAATGACAAATAA
- the blaOXA gene encoding class D beta-lactamase — protein sequence MATTTALRLHFVGAHAANVKQRKGRKRNMIPGKFKTILILIFIFLSAGIVNAEDSGLEKLFSERNLEGTIVISSLDGMTEYLYNKNRSEKRFLPASTFKIPNTLIALDEGAIANEKEIIKWDGEDKGWDLWNKDQSLETAFPISCVWCYQELAKRVGNSEYLSHLDKMHYGNKMTGADVTTFWLEGDLKISAREQIDFLKKLYNDQLPYKKEHLTILKKIMVVDETPQYVLRAKTGWTMRIKHQIGWYVGYVEKSGQVWFFATNIDIKNKSDSNYRKEIAMEALQAKGIISYNK from the coding sequence ATGGCGACGACCACTGCACTGCGCCTCCATTTCGTTGGCGCGCATGCTGCAAACGTTAAGCAAAGGAAAGGAAGGAAAAGAAATATGATCCCAGGCAAATTCAAAACAATTCTAATCCTAATCTTTATTTTTCTCTCTGCTGGTATTGTAAATGCGGAAGATTCTGGTTTGGAAAAATTATTCAGCGAACGTAATCTAGAAGGAACCATCGTTATTTCATCTTTAGATGGAATGACTGAATATCTATATAATAAAAACCGTTCAGAAAAAAGATTTTTACCTGCCTCTACGTTTAAAATCCCTAACACACTTATCGCACTCGATGAAGGAGCTATTGCCAACGAAAAGGAAATAATCAAGTGGGATGGGGAAGATAAAGGATGGGATCTCTGGAACAAAGACCAATCACTTGAAACCGCATTTCCAATATCATGTGTTTGGTGTTATCAGGAGCTAGCCAAGCGTGTTGGAAATTCTGAGTATCTATCGCATCTTGATAAAATGCATTATGGCAACAAGATGACGGGGGCTGATGTGACAACATTTTGGTTAGAGGGGGATTTGAAAATATCTGCGCGGGAGCAAATCGATTTTCTAAAAAAGTTATATAACGATCAATTACCATACAAAAAGGAACATCTTACGATATTAAAAAAGATCATGGTCGTCGATGAAACGCCTCAATATGTTCTCAGGGCAAAGACAGGGTGGACAATGCGAATAAAGCATCAAATCGGTTGGTACGTCGGATATGTTGAAAAAAGCGGGCAAGTTTGGTTTTTCGCTACGAATATCGACATAAAGAACAAAAGCGATTCTAATTATCGAAAAGAGATTGCAATGGAGGCTCTCCAAGCTAAAGGTATTATTTCGTATAACAAATAA
- a CDS encoding HesA/MoeB/ThiF family protein: protein MCDVQRWIENHTSSGLLSWADQLTAARRFGVSVACIEAICLKRGILPTRYQRNGAMFSCRDQLCLFTSHVAVVGCGGLGGYVVEELARLGVGHITVIDPDVFEEHNLNRQLFSSTAVLGCDKVTVAAERIALVNPAVVVTPQVKAFSADNGIGLLAGAQVVVDALDSIETRLALAKVCHELEVPLVHGAIGGFYGHVTSQMPEEQHVEQIYQTSSKVGIEKKLGNPSFTPAIIASLQVAEVCKLLLNRGTPLSTRMLMVDLLEMEFCEIPFDQDGRG, encoded by the coding sequence ATGTGTGATGTGCAACGTTGGATTGAAAATCATACCTCTTCGGGACTGCTGAGCTGGGCCGATCAGCTTACTGCGGCACGACGTTTTGGTGTCAGTGTCGCCTGCATTGAAGCCATCTGCCTCAAGCGCGGCATTTTGCCGACCCGTTATCAACGTAATGGTGCCATGTTCAGCTGTCGCGATCAGCTCTGTCTGTTTACCAGCCATGTGGCTGTGGTCGGCTGCGGTGGTCTGGGTGGCTATGTGGTTGAAGAGTTGGCGCGCCTCGGCGTCGGCCATATTACCGTGATTGACCCGGATGTCTTTGAAGAGCACAACCTTAATCGTCAGCTTTTTTCATCGACGGCGGTGCTGGGTTGCGACAAGGTGACGGTGGCTGCTGAGCGGATTGCTTTGGTGAATCCGGCTGTTGTCGTCACCCCTCAGGTCAAAGCGTTTTCAGCGGATAACGGCATTGGCCTTCTCGCCGGTGCCCAGGTGGTAGTTGATGCGTTGGACTCGATTGAAACGCGCCTTGCGCTTGCCAAAGTGTGTCACGAGCTCGAAGTCCCGCTGGTCCATGGGGCGATCGGTGGTTTTTATGGGCATGTGACCAGCCAGATGCCCGAAGAGCAGCATGTCGAGCAGATTTACCAGACATCGTCTAAGGTCGGTATTGAAAAGAAACTCGGCAACCCCTCTTTTACTCCGGCTATTATTGCGTCATTGCAAGTTGCCGAAGTCTGCAAGCTTCTGCTCAACCGAGGCACGCCACTGTCGACGCGGATGCTGATGGTGGATCTTTTGGAGATGGAATTCTGTGAGATCCCTTTTGACCAGGATGGCCGGGGCTGA
- a CDS encoding phospholipase yields MRLIFVHGWSVTNTDTYGQLPEALQAASSDYDLSLDLHHIYLGKYVSFHDEVTLDDIARGLHQALHDLPGNADQIQPFSCITHFTGGPVVRYWLNRFYGPEKLETTPLRHLVMLAPANHGSALALLGKERVGRIKAWFNGVEPGQRVLDWLCLGSEGQRRLNESGLHYDYVSHQVYPFVLIGQGIDRKLYDFINNYLTEPGSDGVVRVAGANMNYRFFSLRQSDEVLRNGNNFTTRLVYDSGHPVRTSPAVPLGVYNQYSHSGKDMGIMRSIKEDSAAEQPVVADILKCLQVASPDDYQQRAADLTALTEEAQNNARQDESNERYAMLVFRVQDDQGNSFSKGEYDILLLGGKSYQPKNVPKSFMEDRQMNEKTSNLVFYIDVDQFHKIEDGLFGIRVVARPQQGFSYYQWAEFRSDGISLPEIVAPNQTTYVDITLKRCVDKNVFRFARGDEKRGSFKGVKADGGVISR; encoded by the coding sequence ATGCGCTTGATTTTTGTTCATGGCTGGAGTGTCACCAATACCGACACCTACGGCCAACTGCCCGAGGCGCTGCAAGCCGCCTCATCTGATTACGACCTGTCACTTGATCTGCACCATATTTACCTCGGCAAATACGTCAGCTTTCACGACGAAGTCACCCTCGACGATATTGCCCGTGGCCTGCACCAGGCCCTGCACGATCTGCCCGGCAATGCGGATCAGATTCAACCGTTCTCTTGTATCACACATTTCACCGGTGGCCCGGTGGTGCGGTACTGGCTTAATCGCTTTTATGGCCCGGAAAAGCTGGAAACGACACCTCTGCGTCATCTGGTGATGCTGGCACCGGCCAACCATGGTTCTGCTTTGGCTTTGCTCGGCAAGGAACGTGTCGGGCGTATCAAAGCTTGGTTTAATGGGGTTGAGCCGGGGCAGCGGGTGCTTGACTGGTTGTGTCTCGGCAGTGAAGGGCAACGTCGTCTCAATGAAAGCGGTCTGCATTACGACTATGTGAGCCATCAGGTTTATCCCTTTGTGTTGATTGGCCAGGGTATTGACCGCAAGCTCTATGACTTTATCAACAATTATCTCACCGAACCCGGCAGTGACGGCGTTGTGCGTGTTGCCGGGGCCAATATGAACTACCGATTTTTCTCGCTGCGGCAAAGCGACGAAGTTCTGCGCAATGGCAATAATTTTACCACCCGGCTGGTTTATGATTCCGGCCATCCCGTGCGCACATCCCCCGCCGTGCCGTTGGGGGTCTACAATCAATACAGCCATTCCGGTAAAGACATGGGCATCATGCGCAGCATCAAAGAAGACAGCGCTGCGGAACAGCCCGTCGTCGCCGACATTCTCAAATGTCTCCAAGTCGCGTCGCCTGACGACTATCAACAACGCGCTGCCGACTTAACTGCCTTGACCGAAGAGGCGCAAAACAACGCTCGTCAGGATGAAAGCAATGAACGCTACGCCATGCTGGTGTTCCGGGTCCAGGACGATCAGGGTAATTCCTTCAGCAAGGGCGAATACGATATCCTGTTGCTCGGCGGCAAAAGCTATCAGCCCAAAAATGTGCCAAAAAGCTTTATGGAAGATCGCCAGATGAACGAAAAGACCAGCAATCTGGTGTTTTACATCGATGTCGATCAATTCCACAAAATCGAAGATGGACTGTTCGGCATTCGCGTTGTCGCCCGCCCGCAACAGGGTTTTTCCTATTACCAGTGGGCCGAGTTTCGCTCCGATGGTATCTCTCTGCCTGAGATTGTCGCTCCCAATCAGACCACCTATGTGGATATCACCCTCAAGCGCTGCGTGGATAAGAATGTGTTCCGTTTTGCGCGTGGTGATGAGAAGCGGGGGAGTTTTAAGGGGGTGAAGGCTGATGGTGGAGTCATAAGCAGATAG
- a CDS encoding response regulator, producing the protein MASLRVLIVEDDPRIAQLHQRFCEKVAGFEVSGLAATCEEADELATILEPDLLLLDLYLPDGNGMDLLRQLRSRGQEVDVILITAAKDVSAVQQALRAGAFDYIVKPAVFGRFEEALTKFAAYRQQLSQGNVLNQSDIDQLLHSHHQPSTVERGAVPKGIDPLTLTKIRQVFADQPGQGLSAEEVGAQIGASRSTARRYLEYMVSISEVTADVVYGTVGRPERRYFSFEN; encoded by the coding sequence ATGGCATCGTTACGCGTTTTGATTGTTGAAGATGATCCGCGCATTGCTCAGTTGCATCAGCGTTTCTGTGAAAAAGTTGCCGGATTTGAAGTCAGCGGACTGGCCGCCACCTGTGAGGAAGCGGATGAACTGGCAACCATACTCGAACCTGATCTGCTGTTGCTGGATCTTTACCTGCCGGACGGCAACGGCATGGATCTGCTGCGTCAGTTGCGTAGCCGTGGTCAGGAAGTGGATGTGATCCTCATTACCGCAGCCAAGGATGTCAGCGCCGTTCAACAGGCGCTGCGCGCCGGTGCCTTTGACTACATTGTCAAACCGGCGGTGTTTGGTCGCTTTGAAGAGGCGCTGACCAAGTTTGCCGCTTATCGGCAACAGCTCAGTCAGGGCAATGTTCTGAATCAGAGTGATATCGATCAGCTTTTGCACAGCCATCACCAGCCCAGTACTGTCGAACGGGGGGCGGTGCCGAAGGGGATTGATCCTCTGACGCTGACCAAAATTCGCCAGGTGTTTGCTGATCAGCCGGGGCAGGGATTGAGTGCTGAAGAAGTGGGGGCGCAGATTGGGGCCAGTCGCTCAACGGCGCGGCGCTATCTTGAGTATATGGTGTCGATCAGTGAGGTGACGGCGGATGTGGTGTATGGGACGGTTGGGCGGCCGGAGCGGCGCTATTTCAGTTTTGAAAATTAA